A genomic region of Deinococcus humi contains the following coding sequences:
- the yqeK gene encoding bis(5'-nucleosyl)-tetraphosphatase (symmetrical) YqeK, whose amino-acid sequence MRAVDGAEWLTTLQRTCAPSGELAADVDALFAAHSRGITREHVPRVAREAGRLAQRFDVDPHHAEIAALLHDVGGIVSGAKMPALCESLGLPIVPEERQVPMLLHAKLSVMLARELYGVTDAGILQAIRFHTTLHAQPTPLDMVVFLADKLEWDQGGVPPYHAQLWSALEQGLEAGTHWFLGWMASPQARLLIPHPDLRAAWRAFGISAPD is encoded by the coding sequence GTGAGGGCTGTGGACGGCGCGGAGTGGCTGACCACCCTGCAACGCACCTGTGCGCCGTCCGGGGAGCTGGCGGCAGACGTGGACGCCCTGTTCGCCGCGCATAGCCGGGGGATCACCCGCGAACACGTTCCGCGTGTGGCCCGGGAAGCAGGCAGGCTGGCCCAGCGTTTCGATGTCGATCCTCACCACGCAGAGATTGCGGCGCTCCTCCACGATGTAGGCGGCATCGTCTCCGGCGCGAAGATGCCAGCCCTGTGCGAGAGTCTGGGACTGCCTATCGTGCCAGAAGAACGTCAGGTGCCCATGCTCCTGCACGCCAAGCTCAGCGTGATGCTGGCCCGCGAACTGTATGGGGTGACCGACGCGGGCATCTTGCAGGCCATCCGGTTTCACACGACCCTGCACGCCCAGCCCACGCCGCTGGACATGGTGGTCTTTCTGGCCGACAAGCTGGAGTGGGACCAGGGCGGCGTTCCCCCGTACCACGCCCAACTGTGGAGCGCACTGGAGCAGGGCCTGGAGGCAGGGACACACTGGTTCCTGGGCTGGATGGCCTCGCCGCAGGCCAGATTGCTGATCCCCCACCCTGATCTGCGGGCGGCCTGGAGAGCTTTCGGGATCAGCGCTCCAGACTGA
- a CDS encoding GNAT family N-acetyltransferase, producing MLCSAPILTPEIAALLGRAMFPDPERMVRALEAYRTEADRKVFVWMVGGEPVCAAGLRVAGPEAEVLHIGTRLDQVGRGFGHELLRGIAASLGLSQLTAETDEDAVGFYRRGGFEVRNAPNRGERRRFFCTLSLER from the coding sequence GTGCTGTGCTCCGCCCCCATCCTGACCCCTGAGATCGCCGCCCTGCTGGGCCGGGCCATGTTTCCTGATCCGGAGCGAATGGTCCGTGCGCTGGAGGCATACCGCACGGAAGCAGATCGCAAAGTGTTCGTCTGGATGGTCGGCGGCGAACCGGTGTGTGCGGCAGGCTTGCGGGTGGCCGGCCCTGAGGCGGAAGTCCTCCACATCGGCACCCGGCTGGATCAGGTTGGGCGCGGCTTCGGGCACGAACTTCTGCGTGGCATTGCCGCGTCCCTCGGACTCTCCCAGCTGACGGCGGAGACGGACGAGGATGCGGTGGGTTTTTACAGGCGGGGCGGGTTTGAGGTGCGGAATGCCCCAAACAGGGGAGAGCGGCGCAGGTTCTTCTGCACTCTCAGTCTGGAGCGCTGA
- a CDS encoding LacI family DNA-binding transcriptional regulator, translating to MRETTTSLSSIGPRGAGIREVARLSGVSIATVSRVFNDAASVSPETRQRVLERAEALGYAPSSLGRNLVRGRSELLGLIVPNVSFPLYGEMIGGIEAVLGEQGMSILLASSHDDAGSELTATQHLLRHAVDGGIVINSLLESSPPALRAVKWVQISPEHAGLPFRVELDNAEGGRLAALELLRVGRRQLAYLGAPGRESQERERGFAETLGQAGLTYRRAEGDYSERSGTWAADTLLEGGGTPDAIFVAGDLMAAGVLRALHRRGLQVPGDVAVVGFDDAVIASLLYPRLTSVRQPARTMGAAAAELSLRLIAGLNAESVTFAPELVRRESTGPP from the coding sequence ATGCGCGAAACCACCACTTCCCTATCCTCAATTGGCCCACGCGGCGCGGGAATCCGCGAGGTGGCGCGGCTGTCGGGGGTGTCGATTGCCACGGTGTCGAGGGTCTTCAACGACGCCGCCTCGGTCAGTCCGGAAACGCGGCAACGGGTGCTGGAGCGCGCGGAGGCGCTGGGCTACGCGCCGAGTTCACTGGGCCGCAACCTGGTGCGCGGGCGCAGCGAACTGCTGGGGCTGATCGTGCCGAACGTGTCCTTTCCCCTGTACGGCGAGATGATCGGCGGCATCGAGGCCGTGCTGGGCGAGCAGGGCATGAGCATTCTGCTAGCGTCCAGCCACGACGACGCAGGCAGCGAACTCACGGCGACGCAGCACCTGCTACGGCACGCGGTGGACGGCGGCATCGTCATCAATTCGCTTCTAGAAAGCTCTCCACCTGCCCTGCGCGCGGTGAAGTGGGTTCAGATCTCTCCCGAACACGCTGGGCTGCCGTTCCGGGTGGAGCTGGACAATGCCGAGGGGGGACGGCTGGCCGCCCTTGAACTGTTGCGTGTGGGCCGACGGCAACTGGCCTACCTGGGTGCCCCAGGCCGTGAGAGTCAGGAGCGGGAGCGGGGCTTTGCGGAGACACTGGGCCAGGCAGGGCTGACGTACCGCCGCGCGGAAGGCGATTACTCCGAACGTTCAGGGACGTGGGCCGCCGACACGCTGCTGGAGGGCGGCGGTACACCAGACGCCATCTTCGTGGCCGGTGACCTGATGGCGGCGGGCGTCCTGCGCGCCCTGCACCGACGCGGCCTGCAGGTGCCCGGCGACGTGGCCGTGGTGGGCTTCGACGACGCCGTGATCGCCTCGCTGCTGTACCCACGTCTGACCAGCGTCCGGCAGCCCGCCCGCACGATGGGCGCGGCGGCGGCAGAATTGTCGCTGCGCCTGATCGCCGGTCTGAACGCTGAATCGGTGACCTTTGCGCCGGAACTGGTGCGGCGTGAGTCCACCGGCCCACCATGA
- a CDS encoding ABC transporter substrate-binding protein, whose protein sequence is MKSNVKTIISLALIVTAALGSAAHAQNPKSTFTIVRSTQWGAENYNPFVPGDQHLLPTNSAIYESLFFVNSINGRVTPVLGTKYAWSKDNKTLTVTTRPNVKWTDGQAFSANDAAFSFNYLKANPALDTNGLWKGGLSAVKATNPSTLVFTFSAANTPMFQFIANTPIVPQHLWKDVKDPSTFANTKPVGTGPFVADSYSQQALRVLKNPNYWMPNQPYVDALVWVATSSNDAAQLKLLSGEADFGYVGISDPKAYAAKSKDASYWWPTNNINFLYFNTVKAPFNDVNFRKAVAAAIDTKEVAQKAYAGAVPAANPAAIFPGQQKQWLTAAAKPTFDVAAADKALTAAGYKKDSSGNRLGKDGKALPSFKILVGAGWTDFITMAQVIGNNLKKVGINTSIDQQAWGSYSGGLQTGSYDMGISWGWGNGSTPFYTFNAAFNPDFSAAVGKTAPSNLSRYTNPAITSALKTFRTTSDQATQQKAISTIVSTVMKDQPWVPLTDRVNFGLFNTSKFTGFPSAENPYNDSSPDDTNGARLLYLNVKPK, encoded by the coding sequence ATGAAAAGCAACGTCAAGACCATCATCTCGCTTGCCCTGATCGTGACCGCCGCCCTTGGCAGCGCCGCCCATGCGCAGAACCCCAAGTCCACGTTCACCATCGTGCGCTCGACCCAGTGGGGGGCGGAGAACTACAACCCTTTCGTGCCCGGCGATCAGCACCTGCTGCCCACCAACTCGGCCATTTACGAGAGTCTGTTCTTCGTCAACTCGATCAACGGCAGGGTCACCCCTGTGCTGGGCACCAAATACGCCTGGAGCAAGGACAACAAGACCCTGACGGTGACCACCCGGCCCAATGTCAAGTGGACGGACGGCCAGGCGTTCAGCGCAAATGACGCCGCCTTCAGCTTCAATTACCTCAAGGCCAATCCGGCCCTGGACACCAACGGGCTGTGGAAGGGCGGCCTGAGCGCGGTCAAGGCCACCAATCCCAGTACCCTGGTCTTCACTTTCTCTGCGGCCAACACGCCGATGTTCCAGTTCATCGCCAACACCCCCATCGTGCCCCAGCATCTGTGGAAGGATGTCAAGGATCCCAGCACCTTCGCCAACACCAAGCCGGTGGGCACCGGGCCGTTCGTGGCCGACAGCTACAGCCAGCAGGCGCTACGGGTGCTGAAGAACCCCAACTACTGGATGCCCAACCAGCCCTACGTGGACGCGCTGGTGTGGGTGGCCACCAGCAGCAACGACGCGGCCCAGCTCAAGCTGCTGAGCGGCGAGGCCGACTTTGGTTACGTGGGCATCTCCGATCCCAAGGCCTACGCCGCCAAGAGTAAGGACGCCAGCTACTGGTGGCCCACCAACAACATCAATTTCCTGTACTTCAATACGGTCAAAGCGCCGTTCAACGACGTGAACTTCCGCAAGGCCGTGGCCGCCGCCATCGACACCAAGGAGGTCGCGCAAAAAGCCTATGCGGGCGCAGTTCCAGCGGCCAACCCCGCCGCCATCTTCCCCGGTCAGCAAAAGCAGTGGCTGACCGCCGCCGCCAAGCCCACCTTCGACGTGGCCGCTGCCGACAAGGCTCTGACGGCCGCCGGGTACAAGAAGGACAGCAGCGGCAACCGCCTGGGCAAGGACGGCAAGGCGCTGCCCAGCTTCAAGATCCTGGTGGGCGCGGGCTGGACGGACTTTATTACCATGGCACAGGTGATCGGCAACAACCTCAAGAAGGTGGGGATCAACACCAGCATCGACCAGCAGGCGTGGGGCAGCTACTCTGGTGGCCTCCAGACCGGCAGCTACGACATGGGCATCAGCTGGGGCTGGGGCAATGGCTCGACGCCCTTCTATACCTTCAACGCCGCCTTCAATCCGGACTTCTCGGCTGCGGTGGGCAAGACGGCCCCCAGCAACCTGTCGCGCTACACCAATCCGGCCATCACCAGCGCCCTGAAAACCTTCCGCACCACCAGCGACCAGGCCACGCAGCAAAAGGCCATCTCCACCATCGTCAGCACGGTCATGAAGGATCAGCCCTGGGTGCCGCTGACGGACCGGGTGAACTTCGGCCTGTTCAACACCAGCAAATTCACCGGCTTCCCCAGCGCCGAGAACCCCTACAACGATTCCTCGCCCGACGACACCAACGGCGCGCGGCTGCTGTACCTGAACGTCAAGCCTAAGTAA
- a CDS encoding ABC transporter permease translates to MLYLLRKLGIFVFTLWVAATLNFILPRLVPGDPVSVMLAKYQGRLDPSAVDALKIAYGLNDLGSPMSQYLSYLGGLLRGDFGRSISLFPTPVIDVIRMALPYTLGLIGVTTIISFVLGSALGLYSGWRRGRAVADSLTPAALFLNAMPYFWFGLILLYIFAFQLRWFPLSGALDPFPGNTFSAGWWGSLLRHAALPVFTILVTSVGGWLITMRNNVINVAGEDYLAFARAKGLTERRIITRYVLRNALLPSFTAFGMALGFVVGGSILTEIVFSYPGLGFYLYQSVTNLDYPLMQAIFFFIALAVLLANLLVDFVNVILDPRIREGRA, encoded by the coding sequence ATGCTCTATCTGCTCAGAAAACTGGGCATTTTCGTCTTTACCCTGTGGGTGGCGGCCACCCTCAACTTCATACTGCCGCGCCTGGTGCCGGGCGATCCAGTCAGCGTGATGCTCGCCAAGTACCAGGGCCGCCTTGACCCCTCGGCGGTCGACGCGCTGAAGATCGCCTACGGTCTGAACGATCTGGGCAGTCCGATGTCGCAGTATTTGAGCTACCTGGGGGGCCTGCTGCGCGGCGATTTCGGGCGCTCGATCAGCCTGTTTCCCACGCCCGTGATCGACGTGATCCGTATGGCGCTGCCGTACACGCTGGGGCTGATCGGGGTGACCACCATCATCTCTTTCGTGCTGGGCAGCGCTCTGGGCCTGTACAGCGGCTGGCGGCGTGGGCGGGCCGTGGCGGACAGTCTGACCCCCGCAGCACTGTTTCTGAACGCCATGCCGTACTTCTGGTTCGGGCTGATCCTGCTGTACATCTTTGCCTTTCAGCTCCGGTGGTTTCCGCTGAGCGGCGCGCTCGATCCGTTTCCCGGCAACACCTTCAGCGCGGGGTGGTGGGGTTCGCTGCTGCGGCACGCGGCGCTGCCGGTGTTTACCATTCTGGTCACCTCGGTGGGCGGCTGGCTGATCACCATGCGCAACAACGTGATCAACGTGGCCGGGGAGGACTATCTGGCGTTTGCGCGCGCCAAGGGCCTGACCGAACGCCGCATCATCACCCGCTACGTCCTGCGGAACGCGCTGTTGCCCAGCTTCACCGCCTTCGGGATGGCGCTTGGCTTCGTGGTGGGCGGCTCGATCCTGACCGAGATCGTGTTCTCGTATCCGGGGTTGGGCTTCTACCTGTACCAGTCGGTGACGAATCTGGATTATCCGCTGATGCAGGCAATCTTTTTCTTTATCGCGCTGGCGGTACTGCTGGCCAACCTGCTGGTGGACTTCGTGAACGTCATTCTCGATCCGCGCATCCGCGAGGGCCGGGCGTGA
- a CDS encoding dipeptide/oligopeptide/nickel ABC transporter permease/ATP-binding protein, with protein sequence MSGLRRFLGQPRSVFGAGFLLLLLLASLCAPLLTPYDPNSLEFAPFLPLSAQHWLGTTALGQDIFAQFIYGARLTLLVGFVAGLIATLLSVTFGLAAAYLGGWVDEAINTLINVFLVLPGLPLVIVASAFLRGGGVWPVILVISFTGWAFGARVLRSQALALRERDFVQAAVVAGEGPGRIIFREMLPNMAGLIAANFFGAALYAVLSEASLSFIGVGDVSLVTWGTMLYWAQAKGALLQGAWWWVAMPGLGIALLGTSFALLNFAIDEISNPRLGGSKFRKPARHRPAQAAAAGNPDTLLSIRELNVGYLNPGPTVRAVRDVSLDVREGELLGLAGESGCGKSTLAFAVTRLLDPPGAVLGGSVRLAEHDLLGLSPEELRRVRWKEFSLVFQASMNVLNPVLKVREQVYDAMQAHGVTNRQQLDARARELFDLVGIQASYLDAYPHQLSGGMKQRVVIAIALALEPKLIVMDEPTTALDVVVQRQILQEINDVRRRLGISIIFITHDLSLLVEMSDRVAIMYAGEVVELAPAHQLYAHPAHPYTQQLMNSFPPMTGPRTRRSGIPGKPPSLSAEIVGCPFFERCARRMPGVCDVKPLQTFTVAQEQTAACFLYDPTVSAALKEQTIHDSPNAAVDLKLEVSREPARSVNLN encoded by the coding sequence GTGAGCGGCCTGCGCCGCTTTCTGGGCCAGCCGCGCAGCGTCTTCGGGGCGGGCTTCCTGTTGCTGCTGCTGCTGGCGAGCCTGTGCGCGCCGCTACTTACACCCTACGATCCGAATTCGCTGGAATTCGCTCCCTTCCTGCCGCTCTCGGCGCAGCACTGGTTGGGCACCACGGCGCTGGGGCAGGACATCTTCGCGCAGTTCATCTACGGCGCGCGTCTGACCCTGCTGGTGGGCTTCGTGGCCGGGCTGATCGCCACGCTGCTGAGTGTCACCTTCGGGCTGGCCGCCGCCTACCTGGGCGGCTGGGTGGACGAGGCCATCAACACCCTGATCAACGTCTTTCTGGTGCTGCCGGGGCTGCCGCTGGTGATCGTGGCCAGCGCCTTCCTGCGCGGCGGGGGCGTGTGGCCCGTCATTTTGGTGATCAGCTTCACCGGCTGGGCCTTCGGGGCGCGGGTGCTGCGGTCCCAGGCGCTGGCCCTGCGCGAGCGCGACTTCGTGCAGGCGGCGGTGGTCGCGGGCGAGGGGCCGGGCCGCATCATCTTCCGCGAGATGCTGCCGAACATGGCCGGCCTCATCGCCGCCAACTTCTTCGGCGCGGCGCTGTACGCCGTGCTGTCCGAGGCCAGCCTGTCGTTTATCGGCGTGGGCGACGTGTCTCTGGTGACCTGGGGGACCATGCTGTACTGGGCGCAGGCCAAGGGCGCGCTGCTGCAGGGTGCGTGGTGGTGGGTGGCGATGCCTGGACTAGGGATCGCCCTGCTGGGCACGTCCTTTGCGCTGCTGAACTTCGCCATTGACGAGATCAGCAATCCCAGACTGGGAGGCAGCAAATTCAGAAAGCCGGCCCGCCACCGGCCCGCCCAGGCAGCGGCCGCGGGCAACCCCGACACCCTCCTGAGCATTCGTGAGCTGAACGTAGGCTACCTGAACCCCGGTCCCACGGTGCGTGCGGTGCGGGACGTGTCCCTGGACGTGCGGGAAGGCGAGCTGCTGGGCCTGGCCGGAGAATCGGGCTGCGGCAAGAGCACGCTGGCCTTCGCCGTGACGCGGCTGCTCGATCCTCCCGGCGCGGTACTGGGCGGCTCGGTGCGCCTGGCCGAACACGATCTGCTGGGGCTGTCCCCTGAAGAATTGAGGCGGGTGCGCTGGAAGGAGTTCAGTCTGGTGTTCCAGGCGTCCATGAACGTGCTGAATCCGGTGCTGAAGGTCCGCGAGCAGGTCTATGACGCCATGCAGGCGCACGGCGTCACGAACAGGCAGCAACTTGACGCCCGTGCCCGTGAACTGTTCGATCTGGTGGGCATTCAGGCCTCCTACCTGGACGCCTACCCACACCAGCTCTCCGGCGGCATGAAACAGCGCGTGGTGATTGCCATCGCACTGGCCCTGGAGCCCAAACTGATCGTGATGGACGAGCCGACCACGGCCCTGGACGTGGTGGTGCAGCGGCAGATCCTGCAGGAGATCAACGACGTGCGCCGCCGCCTGGGCATCAGCATCATCTTCATCACCCATGACCTGTCGCTGCTGGTGGAGATGAGTGACCGGGTAGCGATTATGTACGCGGGCGAGGTGGTGGAGCTGGCCCCCGCGCATCAGCTCTACGCGCACCCGGCCCATCCGTATACGCAGCAACTGATGAACTCGTTTCCACCGATGACCGGGCCGAGAACGCGCCGCAGCGGCATACCCGGCAAGCCGCCATCCCTGAGCGCAGAGATCGTCGGCTGTCCCTTCTTCGAGCGCTGCGCCAGACGCATGCCTGGCGTGTGCGACGTCAAACCCCTTCAGACCTTCACCGTCGCCCAGGAGCAGACGGCGGCCTGCTTTCTGTACGATCCCACGGTCTCGGCCGCGCTCAAGGAACAGACCATCCACGACAGCCCGAACGCCGCCGTAGACCTCAAGCTGGAGGTGAGCCGTGAGCCAGCCCGTAGCGTCAACCTCAACTAA
- a CDS encoding oligopeptide/dipeptide ABC transporter ATP-binding protein encodes MNLRKVFGARGRSGGVVAVNDVSFSIARGEVLGLVGESGSGKSTIARLIARLHTPTSGEIRLNGQPVPRRLGGRALKKVRKNVQMIFQDPYASLNPVHPVAYTLKRPLQIHGLARGHTEAEVNALLERVGLSPASTYASKRSFELSGGQRQRVGIARALAARPELILADEPTSALDVSIRLDVMNLMLDLKDQEGLSMLFITHDLAGARYMSDRIAVLYAGTLVELGPAVEVIDRPQHPYTQLLKSAAPKPDAGLVPEQIEARGEVPDLKTLPPGCPFEPRCPHALPECRDGLPKIYDVGQGHTARCILHDPAIQARRGGVVGAGD; translated from the coding sequence GTGAATCTCCGCAAAGTCTTCGGGGCACGCGGCCGGTCGGGCGGCGTGGTGGCCGTCAACGACGTGAGCTTCTCCATCGCACGCGGCGAGGTGCTGGGGCTGGTGGGCGAGTCGGGCAGCGGCAAGAGCACTATCGCCCGCCTGATCGCCCGCCTGCATACCCCCACTTCAGGTGAAATCCGCCTGAATGGCCAGCCGGTGCCGCGCCGGCTGGGAGGACGCGCCCTGAAGAAGGTGCGCAAGAACGTCCAGATGATCTTTCAGGACCCGTATGCCAGTCTCAACCCGGTGCATCCGGTGGCCTACACGCTGAAACGGCCCCTCCAGATTCACGGTCTGGCGCGCGGCCATACGGAGGCGGAGGTCAACGCATTGCTGGAACGGGTAGGCCTGTCGCCCGCCAGCACCTACGCTTCCAAACGTTCCTTCGAACTGTCTGGGGGCCAGCGTCAGCGCGTCGGCATAGCCCGCGCCCTGGCTGCCCGCCCCGAACTGATCCTGGCCGACGAGCCGACGTCGGCGCTGGACGTCTCGATCCGTCTGGACGTGATGAACCTGATGCTGGATCTGAAGGATCAGGAGGGGCTGAGCATGCTGTTCATCACGCACGATCTGGCCGGGGCGCGGTACATGTCTGACCGCATTGCCGTGCTGTACGCCGGAACGCTGGTGGAACTCGGCCCCGCCGTGGAAGTGATTGACCGCCCCCAGCACCCCTACACCCAGTTGCTCAAGAGTGCCGCCCCCAAACCCGACGCGGGACTGGTGCCGGAACAGATTGAGGCGCGCGGCGAGGTGCCGGATCTGAAGACCCTGCCGCCCGGCTGTCCATTCGAGCCGCGCTGCCCTCACGCCCTGCCCGAATGCCGGGATGGTTTGCCGAAGATCTACGACGTGGGTCAGGGCCATACGGCGCGCTGCATCCTGCACGATCCGGCCATTCAGGCGCGGCGCGGGGGCGTGGTGGGCGCGGGGGATTAA
- a CDS encoding glycoside hydrolase: MAQVKLAYIGGGSTRGPGTVASFIRQAANFAGSEIVLHDLNEEKLDLVCRLARKMAAAQGADLKISATTDRKAALDGCDGVLSSYRPGGFEARHQDERIPLSHGAIGQETQGAGGFFMALRAVHVARGLVQDMEAICPDALLFNYTNPVNIVAQAVADHSPVRVVSLCEGPLVFPAELAELVGLDPDRVRAVMLGLNHACWSAEAEYDGQPMLPVLAQKLEGGIQDDWTRRWVELAVTMDSLPASYMKYYYFEQEMLAELSARSTTRAQDILADVPSYWQHYAEQLDAPNPTLEPQLSRGGIFELEVAVDVMDAVFNDRHEVWPTNVVNGGAIADFPDSQVVEVPCLVNRQGVRPVAGYRVPPPVRGLLSALGEYQQLAADAAWDGTRRQAIQALTSNPLVRTLPLAQTLYEALAHAHAQHLPERLW; the protein is encoded by the coding sequence ATGGCCCAGGTCAAACTCGCCTACATCGGCGGCGGCAGCACACGTGGCCCCGGCACCGTCGCCTCGTTCATTCGCCAGGCCGCGAACTTCGCCGGTTCGGAAATCGTCTTGCACGACCTGAATGAGGAAAAACTCGATCTGGTCTGCCGCCTGGCCCGCAAGATGGCCGCCGCACAGGGCGCCGACCTCAAGATCAGCGCCACCACCGACAGAAAGGCGGCGCTGGACGGCTGCGACGGGGTGCTGTCCAGTTACCGCCCCGGCGGTTTCGAGGCGCGGCATCAGGATGAACGCATTCCGCTGTCTCACGGGGCCATCGGTCAGGAAACGCAGGGGGCGGGCGGTTTCTTCATGGCGCTGCGGGCAGTTCATGTGGCCCGCGGGCTGGTGCAGGACATGGAGGCCATTTGCCCGGACGCCCTGCTGTTCAACTACACCAATCCCGTGAATATCGTGGCGCAGGCGGTGGCCGATCACTCGCCGGTTCGCGTGGTGTCGCTGTGCGAGGGACCGCTGGTCTTTCCCGCCGAGCTGGCCGAGCTCGTCGGGCTTGACCCCGACAGGGTGCGTGCCGTGATGCTGGGTCTCAACCACGCCTGCTGGAGCGCGGAGGCGGAATACGACGGTCAGCCCATGCTTCCGGTCCTGGCACAGAAGCTGGAGGGGGGCATCCAGGACGACTGGACGCGCCGCTGGGTGGAACTGGCGGTCACCATGGACAGCCTGCCTGCCTCGTACATGAAGTACTACTACTTCGAGCAGGAAATGCTGGCCGAACTGAGCGCCAGATCCACCACCCGCGCACAGGACATACTGGCGGACGTGCCGAGCTACTGGCAGCATTACGCGGAGCAACTGGACGCCCCGAATCCGACGCTGGAACCGCAACTGTCACGCGGCGGCATCTTCGAACTGGAAGTGGCGGTGGACGTGATGGACGCCGTGTTCAACGACCGCCATGAGGTCTGGCCGACGAATGTGGTGAACGGCGGCGCCATCGCCGACTTTCCCGATTCGCAGGTGGTGGAGGTGCCGTGTCTGGTGAACCGCCAGGGCGTGAGGCCCGTCGCCGGCTACCGGGTGCCCCCGCCCGTCCGCGGGCTGCTCTCGGCGCTAGGTGAATACCAGCAGCTCGCCGCCGACGCTGCCTGGGACGGCACGCGGCGACAGGCTATCCAGGCGCTGACCAGCAACCCGCTGGTCCGGACGCTGCCGCTGGCGCAGACGCTGTACGAGGCCCTGGCGCACGCCCACGCTCAGCATCTACCGGAGCGGCTGTGGTGA